The following are encoded in a window of Castanea sativa cultivar Marrone di Chiusa Pesio chromosome 9, ASM4071231v1 genomic DNA:
- the LOC142610026 gene encoding kinetochore protein SPC24 homolog, with protein MGDSSKNVDVEQLIAYSDDLVRVLKDKRDINSFTQCLEHSKSLRSSCDSDFNQLQSSLQDYQKKINVCKKKTEEAKSEVAADAEIDLLQKELEVEIEKEHLLMDELRRINNEINDLELQSIPIQERRQALKKLEQDEMRAERMLSLYASVTNIIPNLDDQSKISGHIVDREKKVVERFEFDLTKIDPVDACNGIWKMISS; from the exons ATGGGCGATTCTTCAAAAAACGTGGACGTGGAGCAGCTGATCGCGTACAGTGACGACCTCGTTCGAGTTCTGAAGGACAAGAGAGACATCAACAGCTTCACGCAGTGTCTAGAACATTCCAAGTCCCTTCGCTCTTCTTGTGACTCTGATTTCAATCAGCTCCAAAGCTCACTCCAAG ATTATCAGAAAAAGATTAATGTATGTAAGAAGAAGACAGAGGAGGCAAAATCTGAGGTTGCTGCAGATGCAGAAATTGACCTCCTTCAGAAAGAATTGGAAGTGGAAATCGAGAAAGAACATTTGCTTATGGATGAGCTTAG AAGGATAAACAATGAGATTAATGATCTGGAACTCCAAAGTATTCCAATTCAAGAACGAAGGCAAGCTCTGAAGAAACTTGAGCAGGATGAGATGAGGGCGGA GAGGATGCTTTCATTGTATGCTTCTGTCACAAATATTATTCCAAACTTAGATGATCAGTCCAAAATTTCAGGCC ATATTGTGGATAGGGAGAAAAAGGTGGTTGAAAGGTTTGAATTTGACCTGACAAAGATAGATCCTGTTGATGCATGTAATGGCATTTGGAAAATGATAAGTTCATGA